Proteins encoded within one genomic window of Panacibacter microcysteis:
- a CDS encoding MFS transporter, whose protein sequence is MHSNTIVPSQKLSVVEKVGYSLGDLAANLVFQTLVTYLAYFYTDIYGLQTGHASLLILVVGLVAAFGFNPVIGALADRTASRWGKFRPWILFTAVPLGVVSMLAFTTPAFAYSGKVIYAVITYSLLLLLYAANNLPYAALSGVITGDMGERNSLSAYRFVAVMFAQFFVQAFMLSIIESAGHGDKSQGIEKVMTWLAVIGTVMLLITFFTTKERIVPRPEQKSSLKEDLCDLSKNKPWIIMLVLTTLVFITLAMKGGSYVYYFNNYVDKASLTQFVSPVVNFLNSIGLNFFGEDPVSAGFGLFNAGGIICMIIGITCSKRFADKFGKRDVFGVCLFLSTIFILAFILYPPQSVGLMFASQILHGFFYGLTIPLLWAMIADVADYSEWKNNRRATAIIFSAMMVGLKAGLTLGSSLLTWILGLYNYVPNSTTQNDTAIQGTKMLVSVYPSIPFLIGAALLFFYKINKKVEVQIEHDLKQKRSKQQV, encoded by the coding sequence ATGCATTCAAATACGATTGTTCCTTCCCAAAAACTGTCAGTAGTAGAAAAAGTAGGGTATAGTCTCGGAGACCTTGCTGCCAACCTGGTTTTTCAGACACTGGTTACCTACCTGGCTTATTTCTACACAGACATATACGGGCTACAAACCGGGCACGCTTCATTGCTTATACTTGTTGTAGGCCTGGTGGCCGCATTCGGTTTTAATCCTGTAATTGGCGCACTGGCAGACAGAACTGCCTCCCGCTGGGGCAAGTTTCGTCCCTGGATTTTGTTTACCGCTGTTCCGCTTGGTGTTGTCTCCATGCTGGCGTTTACCACACCTGCTTTTGCATACAGTGGTAAAGTTATTTACGCAGTAATAACTTATAGCCTCCTGTTGTTGTTGTATGCCGCCAACAATTTACCGTATGCAGCACTTAGTGGTGTTATCACCGGCGATATGGGTGAACGCAACAGCTTATCGGCTTACCGTTTTGTGGCCGTAATGTTTGCGCAGTTTTTTGTGCAGGCCTTCATGCTGTCTATTATAGAGTCTGCAGGGCATGGCGATAAATCGCAGGGCATAGAAAAAGTAATGACGTGGCTTGCCGTAATAGGTACTGTAATGTTGCTCATCACTTTTTTTACCACCAAAGAGCGCATCGTGCCGCGGCCCGAACAAAAATCAAGTCTCAAAGAAGACCTCTGCGATCTGTCAAAAAATAAACCCTGGATCATTATGCTGGTGCTTACCACGCTCGTGTTTATTACGCTGGCCATGAAGGGTGGTTCTTATGTCTACTACTTCAACAACTATGTAGACAAAGCTAGCCTTACACAGTTTGTAAGCCCGGTGGTAAATTTCCTTAATAGTATAGGTTTAAACTTTTTTGGAGAAGATCCTGTCTCAGCAGGTTTTGGTTTGTTCAACGCAGGTGGCATTATATGCATGATCATCGGCATTACATGCTCAAAAAGATTTGCAGATAAATTTGGTAAGCGGGATGTGTTTGGCGTTTGCCTTTTTCTCTCAACCATTTTCATATTGGCATTTATTCTTTATCCGCCGCAAAGTGTAGGTTTAATGTTCGCCTCACAAATACTCCACGGCTTTTTCTACGGCCTTACCATTCCTTTATTATGGGCAATGATTGCAGATGTTGCCGACTACAGCGAGTGGAAAAATAACCGCCGTGCAACCGCTATTATTTTTTCTGCAATGATGGTGGGTTTAAAAGCCGGTCTTACCCTTGGTAGCTCTTTGCTTACATGGATCCTTGGCCTGTACAATTATGTACCAAACAGCACTACGCAAAACGATACGGCAATACAGGGCACTAAAATGCTCGTAAGCGTTTATCCGTCCATTCCGTTTTTAATCGGTGCGGCTTTGCTCTTCTTCTATAAGATCAATAAAAAAGTAGAAGTACAAATAGAGCATGATCTAAAACAAAAAAGAAGTAAACAGCAGGTATAA
- a CDS encoding SDR family NAD(P)-dependent oxidoreductase: MTQKTAIVTGGASGIGLAIAQTFVRRDIRTIIIGRDVAKLAAAKEALGLQCHTIAYDLTDIAGIPKLVETITSTHGAVDVLVNNAGINMKKVFTEVTDEDFQRILLTNVTSVFALSREVVKTMLANDVKGSIINISSMASQYGLPKVIAYSASKAAIEGMTRAMASELSPRGIRVNCIAPGFIVTPMTAKAFSDDPERMQKAVNRTPLGYMGQPDDIGEAALFLALSTSKYVTGVVLPVDGGNSIGF; this comes from the coding sequence ATGACACAAAAGACAGCCATTGTTACAGGCGGCGCATCAGGTATTGGCCTGGCAATAGCGCAGACCTTTGTGCGCCGGGATATACGCACCATCATTATCGGCCGGGACGTTGCAAAGCTTGCCGCAGCAAAAGAAGCACTCGGCTTGCAATGCCATACCATAGCATACGATCTTACCGATATTGCCGGCATACCAAAACTGGTAGAAACAATAACCAGTACACATGGCGCTGTAGACGTGCTGGTAAACAATGCCGGTATCAATATGAAAAAAGTATTCACAGAGGTTACGGACGAAGATTTCCAGCGCATACTGCTTACAAACGTCACCAGTGTGTTTGCTTTATCCCGGGAAGTAGTAAAAACAATGCTGGCAAATGATGTTAAAGGCAGTATCATCAATATCAGTTCAATGGCATCGCAATATGGCTTGCCAAAAGTTATTGCTTACAGCGCCTCAAAAGCAGCTATTGAAGGCATGACAAGGGCCATGGCTTCTGAACTTTCCCCCAGGGGCATACGGGTAAACTGTATAGCACCGGGGTTCATCGTTACACCTATGACAGCAAAAGCGTTCAGTGACGACCCGGAACGCATGCAAAAAGCTGTTAACAGAACACCGCTGGGTTATATGGGCCAGCCCGACGATATTGGTGAAGCAGCTTTGTTCCTCGCATTGAGCACGTCAAAATATGTAACAGGTGTGGTATTGCCGGTCGATGGCGGCAACTCCATTGGTTTTTGA
- a CDS encoding endo-1,4-beta-xylanase, with translation MKKILWLTTMSAMTIGFNNASAQVPSLKKVFANDFAIGTAMNTRQIEEKDPASDALIKEQFNVVTPENIMKAEIIHPGWDRYDFDLADKLVAYAAKNNIRVNAHTLIWHSQLPAFMQHMQDADSVKQFFQQHITTIAGRYDNKVYSWDVVNEALNEDGTLRKSIFLEKLGEDYIVDAFRLAQKAAPHTKLYYNDYNIEQPAKRAGAIAIIKKIQAAGVRIDGVGIQGHWKTGTVPFSDIEASIRAFSALGIEVMFTELDLTVLPNPWDNATADVGATAQAGEKMNPYPGGLPDSVQQSLANDYAALFNLFLRYKKNVTRITFWGVNDGQSWLNGWPIRGRTNYPLLFDRNFKPKPAFYSVIKAASSN, from the coding sequence ATGAAAAAAATATTATGGTTAACAACAATGTCAGCAATGACGATTGGGTTTAACAACGCATCAGCACAGGTGCCTTCACTAAAGAAAGTTTTTGCAAATGATTTCGCAATTGGTACAGCAATGAATACGAGGCAGATCGAAGAAAAAGATCCGGCTTCAGATGCACTCATCAAAGAACAGTTCAATGTCGTAACACCGGAGAATATCATGAAAGCAGAAATCATACATCCAGGGTGGGACAGGTATGATTTTGATCTTGCAGACAAGCTTGTTGCATACGCGGCCAAAAACAATATCAGAGTAAATGCGCATACGTTAATCTGGCACAGCCAGTTGCCTGCATTTATGCAGCACATGCAGGATGCAGATTCCGTAAAACAGTTTTTTCAGCAGCATATCACCACCATTGCCGGCCGGTACGATAACAAAGTGTATTCGTGGGATGTTGTAAATGAAGCCCTCAACGAAGATGGTACGCTACGCAAATCCATCTTTCTCGAAAAGCTCGGTGAAGATTATATCGTAGATGCGTTCCGGCTTGCACAAAAGGCCGCGCCACATACGAAGCTGTACTACAACGATTACAATATTGAGCAGCCTGCCAAGCGTGCCGGTGCCATAGCCATTATCAAAAAAATACAGGCTGCCGGTGTGCGTATAGATGGAGTGGGCATCCAGGGGCATTGGAAAACAGGTACTGTGCCTTTCAGCGATATTGAAGCAAGCATCCGGGCATTCAGCGCACTTGGTATAGAGGTAATGTTTACTGAACTGGATCTTACGGTGCTCCCTAATCCGTGGGATAATGCTACAGCAGATGTTGGAGCCACTGCGCAGGCCGGCGAAAAAATGAACCCTTATCCCGGTGGCCTGCCCGATAGTGTGCAGCAATCCCTTGCCAACGACTACGCTGCACTATTCAATCTTTTTCTCCGGTATAAAAAGAACGTTACAAGAATCACTTTCTGGGGTGTGAATGATGGCCAGTCCTGGCTCAACGGCTGGCCCATACGTGGCCGTACCAATTACCCGTTGCTGTTCGACAGGAACTTTAAACCAAAACCGGCATTTTACAGCGTCATTAAAGCTGCCTCATCCAATTAA
- a CDS encoding FG-GAP-like repeat-containing protein, with protein sequence MKPLIIKQFFFKHFFRLTAHHCSVLMLLIIACASCRQPDLPNQPMIDLLKVWERNYDNPGNIFSATATLRSCDSVIDHSDDADMVQLALNKKANALLQLGREQQAIDIFEDILKKIPQSSIDQRQAVMRDLAVAYLRFGERTNCIHMHGAESCIFPISGSGMHHDKTGSEKAIAIYEQLLSSNPGDLESKWLLNIAYMTVGRYPQQVPPQFLLKLVNDDSQHTVKPFTDIAAQVGLNFKCMAGGSIVEDFDNDNYPDVVISSWSPSETMHYYRNNGNGTFTDRSDSSWLGHLTGGLHMMQTDYNNDGLKDIFVLRGGWKGEFGKAPNSLLRNNGNGTFTDVTKESGLLSFHPTQTAAWADYNNDGWLDVFIGNETLPGGELHTCEFYLNNKNGTFTEMAATAGCAINDFVKGVTCSDYDNDGFTDIFISTLTGNKILLKNDAVKNGPVRFTDVSKKAGISNNRARTFPTWFWDYDNDGWPDILVCGYEFTESLSYYAAAEATQTPINNAGKVFLFRNKHDGTFEDVSAKTGLNKIAFAMGSNFGDIDNDGYLDCYLGTGNPQLKSAIPNKLFKNIQGTHFLDVTTTARVGNLQKGHGVSFADLDNDGNQDIYIKMGGAYTGDAYENALYLNPGQGSNNWVTLNLEGTVSNKAAIGAKIKVVFKEGDTLRAVYRDVNTGGSFGANPLTQHIGIGRAAVAEKIEITWPVTGKSQTFTQIPANTHMKITEGSNNLVTYQLKRFNFSHHTVAVNSRPVKQQVLSCPVPIK encoded by the coding sequence ATGAAACCCCTCATCATAAAACAGTTTTTCTTTAAACATTTTTTTCGTCTAACGGCGCATCACTGCAGTGTGTTGATGCTGCTGATAATTGCATGTGCATCTTGCAGGCAACCTGATTTGCCCAACCAGCCCATGATCGATCTGCTGAAAGTATGGGAGAGAAATTATGATAACCCGGGAAACATTTTTTCTGCTACAGCTACTTTAAGATCGTGCGATTCGGTAATAGACCATTCCGATGATGCAGACATGGTACAACTGGCATTGAATAAAAAAGCCAATGCTTTACTGCAACTTGGCCGGGAGCAACAGGCCATTGATATTTTTGAAGACATCCTGAAAAAAATACCACAGAGCAGTATAGACCAGCGGCAGGCAGTAATGAGAGACCTTGCAGTTGCTTACCTGCGCTTTGGTGAAAGAACAAACTGCATACACATGCATGGTGCAGAATCATGCATTTTCCCCATATCCGGCAGCGGTATGCACCACGATAAAACCGGCTCTGAAAAAGCTATTGCCATATACGAGCAACTGCTAAGCAGTAACCCAGGCGATCTTGAATCAAAATGGTTACTGAACATTGCTTACATGACCGTGGGCCGGTACCCGCAACAGGTGCCGCCGCAATTTTTGCTGAAACTGGTTAACGATGACTCCCAGCATACAGTAAAACCCTTTACAGATATTGCTGCACAGGTGGGGCTCAATTTTAAATGCATGGCAGGGGGCAGCATAGTAGAAGATTTTGACAACGATAACTATCCAGATGTAGTCATCAGCAGCTGGTCGCCATCAGAGACCATGCACTATTACCGCAACAATGGCAATGGTACTTTTACGGACCGTTCTGATTCATCGTGGCTGGGCCATTTAACAGGTGGCCTGCACATGATGCAAACCGATTACAATAACGATGGCTTAAAAGACATTTTTGTTTTGAGAGGCGGCTGGAAAGGCGAATTTGGAAAAGCGCCCAACTCCCTGCTCAGGAACAATGGCAACGGCACATTTACAGATGTGACCAAAGAAAGCGGTTTGCTCTCCTTTCACCCCACGCAAACCGCCGCATGGGCAGACTATAACAACGATGGATGGCTTGACGTTTTTATAGGCAATGAAACACTGCCGGGTGGCGAACTGCATACCTGCGAATTTTACCTGAACAATAAGAATGGCACTTTTACAGAAATGGCTGCTACGGCAGGCTGCGCCATCAATGATTTTGTAAAAGGTGTTACCTGCAGCGATTATGATAACGATGGTTTTACAGATATCTTTATTTCTACGCTCACCGGCAACAAAATCTTACTAAAAAATGACGCAGTCAAAAATGGCCCGGTACGTTTTACTGATGTAAGTAAAAAAGCCGGTATCAGCAATAACAGGGCACGCACATTCCCCACGTGGTTCTGGGATTATGATAATGATGGCTGGCCCGACATACTCGTATGTGGCTACGAGTTTACAGAATCACTTTCTTATTACGCTGCCGCAGAGGCCACGCAAACCCCTATTAACAATGCAGGCAAAGTATTTTTATTCAGGAACAAACACGATGGCACTTTCGAAGATGTATCTGCCAAAACAGGCCTGAATAAAATTGCATTTGCCATGGGCTCTAATTTTGGCGATATTGATAATGATGGTTACCTCGACTGCTATCTGGGCACGGGCAACCCGCAACTCAAATCCGCTATACCCAATAAATTGTTTAAAAACATACAGGGTACACATTTTCTCGATGTTACCACCACGGCACGTGTAGGCAATCTGCAGAAAGGTCATGGTGTTTCTTTTGCAGATCTTGATAATGATGGTAACCAGGATATCTATATAAAAATGGGCGGTGCATACACCGGCGATGCATATGAGAATGCATTGTACTTAAACCCCGGCCAGGGCAGTAACAACTGGGTTACACTAAACCTCGAAGGCACGGTGTCTAACAAAGCCGCCATCGGCGCAAAAATAAAGGTCGTTTTTAAAGAGGGTGATACACTGCGTGCCGTGTACAGAGATGTAAACACCGGCGGCAGTTTTGGCGCCAATCCTTTAACACAACATATCGGTATTGGCCGTGCGGCCGTTGCAGAGAAAATTGAGATTACCTGGCCTGTTACAGGCAAGTCGCAAACGTTCACGCAAATACCGGCGAATACGCACATGAAGATTACAGAAGGTAGCAATAACCTTGTTACCTACCAGTTGAAACGGTTTAATTTTTCACATCATACTGTGGCAGTAAACAGCAGACCGGTAAAACAACAGGTTTTGTCCTGCCCGGTACCAATAAAATGA